From the Salinimicrobium tongyeongense genome, one window contains:
- a CDS encoding alginate export family protein, producing MKRSLLLFTALFIYLSSSAQTFDADLQVRPRFEYRNGYKTLLPENTDAAAQVSQRSRITLGYRDEALTVKFSGQSVGVWGDSPSMRLEDRNAFSVFEAYGQYQVSENFLFRAGRQVLSYDNQRILGQVDWAQQGQSHDAVLLSWKPAHKHRLDIAAAYNAEAESLIDAPYRVNSYQNLQMAWYHMDVNNVGFSFLLMNAGYEFDTPQADRETDYIQTFGAFHNFVSGKFYGNVGAYGQAGSRTNRDVSAWYAGLDVHYKVSENWRAGLGGEYLSGTDMDDTSGEIKSFTPLFGTNHAFNGHMDYFYVGNHQNTVGLLDLYGKFSYITPKFEFSLMPHVFSSAAKVVDAAGNEQDSYLGTEIDLSAGYKFRKDFGISFGYSQMFGGDSLEVLKGGDSGRVQNWAWVMLNFSPKLFSFTKTKPQTQVINCSNSN from the coding sequence ATGAAACGCAGCCTTCTGCTTTTTACAGCACTTTTCATCTATCTTTCTTCTTCAGCACAAACTTTTGATGCCGATTTACAGGTGAGGCCCCGCTTTGAATACCGCAACGGATATAAAACCCTCTTACCAGAAAACACCGATGCTGCCGCGCAGGTTTCCCAGCGTAGCCGCATCACTTTGGGATATCGGGATGAGGCACTTACGGTAAAATTTTCTGGCCAGAGCGTGGGCGTATGGGGAGATTCTCCCAGCATGCGCCTTGAAGACAGGAACGCATTTTCAGTTTTTGAAGCCTACGGGCAGTACCAGGTGAGTGAAAATTTCCTGTTCCGGGCAGGCCGGCAGGTCCTATCTTACGACAATCAGAGAATCCTTGGGCAGGTAGACTGGGCACAGCAGGGGCAAAGCCATGATGCGGTTTTGCTTTCCTGGAAGCCCGCCCATAAACACAGGCTCGATATAGCTGCGGCTTACAATGCCGAGGCAGAGAGCCTTATTGATGCTCCTTACCGCGTAAATTCTTATCAAAACCTGCAAATGGCCTGGTACCATATGGACGTTAATAATGTTGGTTTTAGCTTTTTGCTGATGAATGCCGGCTACGAATTTGATACGCCACAAGCCGACCGTGAAACAGATTACATCCAGACTTTTGGGGCTTTTCACAACTTTGTCTCCGGGAAATTTTACGGTAATGTGGGCGCGTACGGCCAGGCCGGCAGCCGAACCAATCGTGATGTTTCTGCCTGGTATGCGGGCCTTGATGTACACTATAAAGTCTCAGAAAACTGGCGAGCAGGTTTGGGTGGCGAATACCTTTCAGGTACCGATATGGATGATACTTCGGGAGAAATTAAATCTTTTACGCCACTTTTTGGAACCAATCATGCCTTTAACGGCCATATGGATTATTTCTACGTGGGGAACCACCAGAATACGGTAGGTTTGCTTGATCTCTACGGAAAGTTTTCCTATATCACACCAAAATTTGAATTCTCCCTAATGCCACATGTTTTCTCTTCCGCAGCAAAAGTTGTTGATGCCGCCGGAAACGAACAGGATAGCTACCTTGGCACCGAAATAGACCTTTCAGCCGGGTATAAATTCAGAAAAGATTTTGGTATCAGTTTTGGGTACTCCCAAATGTTTGGAGGTGATTCGCTGGAAGTCTTAAAAGGAGGTGACAGTGGAAGAGTTCAGAATTGGGCCTGGGTAATGCTCAATTTTAGTCCGAAGCTGTTTAGTTTTACGAAAACCAAACCCCAAACACAGGTAATTAATTGTAGCAATAGCAATTAG
- a CDS encoding diacylglycerol/lipid kinase family protein, with amino-acid sequence MKKAILVHNPTAGDGNHEKDDLINKIEEAGYEVSYFSTDDLLLKQFLKKKAEVIFVAGGDGTVQKFTQLMIEAKDSELQQVPVQVLPYGTANNIATTFNLKASEEAIEAQTSKTGFDIGMVEGLEEAHFFIEGIGCGIFPKLVRTMKALGDDEKQDEITRSLKELLKLIETYEAREAIIIADDHEITGKFLLVELMNIRYIGPNIELAPNAETGDGHFELVTVRNEKREEFKLYIQDHLNGRNSGKKLEDFADLQKVKTMRLKWKGKDVHVDDEIVENYRQQEIKVKNQQGFFTFLTP; translated from the coding sequence ATGAAAAAAGCTATTCTCGTTCATAATCCCACCGCCGGGGATGGAAACCACGAAAAGGATGATCTCATAAACAAGATAGAAGAGGCGGGTTATGAAGTGTCATATTTCTCGACAGATGATCTGCTTCTGAAGCAGTTTTTAAAAAAGAAAGCAGAAGTCATTTTTGTGGCCGGGGGAGATGGTACGGTGCAGAAGTTTACCCAGCTCATGATCGAGGCCAAAGACAGTGAGCTGCAGCAGGTGCCGGTGCAGGTGCTGCCTTACGGGACCGCCAATAATATTGCCACTACCTTTAATTTAAAGGCTTCCGAAGAAGCGATCGAGGCGCAAACCTCCAAAACAGGTTTTGATATTGGGATGGTTGAAGGTCTTGAAGAAGCACATTTTTTCATAGAGGGAATCGGATGTGGCATTTTTCCAAAGCTGGTACGAACCATGAAAGCCCTTGGCGATGATGAGAAACAGGATGAAATTACCAGGTCCTTAAAAGAATTGCTGAAGCTTATTGAAACTTACGAAGCCCGGGAAGCCATCATTATTGCAGATGACCACGAAATAACAGGAAAATTCCTTCTTGTTGAACTTATGAACATCAGGTATATTGGCCCCAATATCGAGCTTGCGCCCAATGCAGAGACTGGCGACGGTCATTTTGAACTGGTAACCGTTCGCAATGAAAAGAGGGAAGAATTCAAACTTTATATCCAAGATCATTTAAACGGAAGGAATTCCGGGAAGAAACTTGAAGATTTTGCCGATTTACAGAAGGTGAAAACGATGCGCCTCAAGTGGAAAGGCAAGGATGTTCATGTTGACGATGAAATTGTAGAAAACTACCGCCAGCAAGAGATCAAAGTTAAAAATCAACAGGGTTTTTTCACATTTTTGACACCTTAG
- a CDS encoding acetolactate decarboxylase: MTLKKQFITLLAFSALSCLSPKKETFKDHAPGIRVVGAMRNVMHKGDMTDKVALDTISSRKGLYGLGPLSHLKGELLINNGKSYISKVSENWGMEVTQSYKAASPFFVYAKVEEWEEIILPHTITTIKDVEKFIEEKTSKTTAAFAFKLEGEVAYARIHVLNLPEGTKVSSPSEAHQGQIDYEIKDEEAEIVGFYSTSHQGVFTHHDSNVHMHLITANERKMGHLDDLRIKKMKLYLPAES, from the coding sequence ATGACATTAAAAAAACAATTTATTACATTGCTCGCGTTCAGCGCACTAAGTTGCCTTTCTCCAAAAAAGGAAACCTTTAAAGATCATGCTCCGGGGATCAGGGTTGTTGGTGCGATGAGAAATGTAATGCACAAAGGCGATATGACCGATAAGGTTGCGCTGGATACGATTTCCAGCCGAAAAGGCCTTTACGGGCTTGGCCCTCTTAGCCATCTTAAGGGGGAACTGCTTATCAACAACGGGAAAAGCTATATTTCAAAAGTTTCTGAAAATTGGGGTATGGAAGTGACGCAAAGCTACAAGGCGGCGTCGCCCTTCTTTGTGTATGCAAAGGTCGAGGAATGGGAAGAAATAATATTGCCCCACACTATTACAACAATTAAGGATGTGGAAAAATTCATTGAGGAAAAAACATCCAAAACTACTGCAGCTTTTGCCTTTAAACTGGAAGGAGAAGTAGCCTATGCAAGAATCCATGTGCTAAACCTGCCCGAAGGAACAAAGGTTTCGTCCCCGTCCGAAGCCCACCAGGGGCAAATTGATTATGAAATAAAGGATGAGGAAGCCGAAATTGTGGGCTTTTATTCTACTTCCCACCAGGGGGTTTTTACGCATCACGATTCTAATGTACACATGCACCTAATTACTGCCAATGAGCGAAAAATGGGCCATTTGGATGACCTCAGGATCAAGAAGATGAAGTTGTATCTTCCTGCTGAAAGTTAG
- the surE gene encoding 5'/3'-nucleotidase SurE: MKILVTNDDGIYSPGLMCLAKCASKYGEVIVMAPDVEQSSMGQAITSARPITYKKSPIHFEGMEAYRVSGTPADCVALGTHLFDDIDIVLSGINIGSNLGNSAWHSGTLSAARQAVLFGIRGIALSVSVGEGEPDFDKLEPFVVASLKEVMHESSMELLNINFPRNPEGEIVWTCQSIRHYDGKVVRQEDPMGREHYWFTVFPIEEVEEGTDRWAIKNGKTSITPMILDLTDKKVHQAKNGK, translated from the coding sequence ATGAAAATACTGGTAACCAATGACGACGGAATTTACAGTCCCGGCCTTATGTGCCTGGCAAAATGCGCTTCAAAATACGGCGAGGTCATAGTAATGGCGCCCGATGTGGAACAATCATCAATGGGACAGGCCATCACATCGGCCCGGCCCATTACCTACAAAAAATCACCCATACATTTTGAAGGCATGGAGGCTTACCGGGTAAGTGGAACTCCCGCCGATTGTGTGGCTTTGGGAACGCATTTATTTGACGATATAGACATAGTGCTTTCAGGGATTAACATAGGCTCAAATTTGGGGAATTCGGCCTGGCATTCAGGGACACTTTCGGCTGCGCGGCAGGCTGTTTTATTCGGAATTCGCGGAATTGCGCTGAGCGTGTCGGTGGGTGAAGGCGAACCCGATTTTGACAAGCTGGAACCTTTTGTTGTAGCTTCCCTGAAGGAAGTGATGCACGAATCTTCAATGGAACTGCTCAACATCAACTTTCCAAGAAACCCCGAAGGCGAGATTGTTTGGACCTGCCAGTCTATAAGGCATTACGACGGAAAAGTTGTTAGGCAGGAAGACCCTATGGGCCGCGAACACTACTGGTTCACCGTTTTTCCAATTGAAGAAGTGGAAGAAGGTACCGACCGCTGGGCCATTAAAAATGGCAAAACCAGCATCACTCCCATGATCCTCGATCTTACCGATAAAAAGGTACACCAGGCAAAGAACGGCAAGTGA
- a CDS encoding glycoside hydrolase family 97 protein, whose product MKQLLMLSCLWLSCTALAVAQKIASPNGEVQMQFELLKDGTPTYSLSYKGKPVVKSSKLGFKIKDDENSLLNDFEVIEREESTFDESWEPVWGEESEIQNTYNELAVVLNQKPTSREMIIRFRVFNDGLGFRYEFPQQENLGHFIVEDEKTQFAMTGDHTAFWIPGDYDTQEYDYTESKLSEIRGLMANSITDNLSQTSFSDTGVQTSLLLRTDDGLYINLHEAALLDYPAMHLDLDDENMTFESWLTPDVTGNKAYMIAPGKTPWRTIIVSDDARDILASRMTYNLNDPVAIDDTSWIRPVKYVGVWWEMITGKSSWHYTNDFPAVKLGETDFENATPNDTHGATTRNVKRYIDFAAKHGFDGVLVEGWNIGWEDWFGNSKDYVFDFMTPYPDFDLEEIRDYAKSKGVEMIMHHETSSSVRNYERHLDSAYQFMKDHGYNAVKSGYVGDILPRGENHYSQWLVDHYQYAIEKAADYEIMVNAHEAVRPTGIARTWPNLIANESARGTEYQAFGGSKPNHVTVLPFTRLIGGPMDYTPGIFEMDISKVNPENDSWVNSTIANQLALYVTMYSPLQMAADLPENYERFPDAFQFIKDVGMDWQKSLYLEAEPGDYITIARKEKGTNDWFVGNVNGETPRTSKIKFDFLDAGKTYIATIYSDAKNAHYKDNPQAYEIKKVVVNNKSKLSQRSAAGGGYAISIMEADKSETRGLRKL is encoded by the coding sequence ATGAAGCAGTTACTAATGCTTTCCTGCCTCTGGTTAAGTTGTACCGCACTGGCAGTAGCTCAAAAAATAGCTTCCCCCAATGGGGAGGTGCAAATGCAATTTGAGTTGCTTAAAGACGGTACTCCCACATATAGCCTTTCCTATAAAGGCAAACCTGTTGTTAAATCGAGTAAACTCGGTTTTAAAATTAAAGATGACGAGAACTCGCTCCTCAATGATTTTGAAGTGATTGAACGTGAAGAATCAACTTTTGACGAGAGCTGGGAGCCGGTTTGGGGGGAAGAAAGTGAAATTCAAAATACCTATAACGAGCTTGCCGTAGTACTTAACCAAAAACCTACTAGTCGTGAAATGATTATCAGGTTCAGGGTATTTAATGATGGTCTCGGGTTCAGGTATGAATTTCCGCAGCAGGAAAACCTTGGGCATTTCATCGTGGAAGATGAAAAAACCCAGTTTGCCATGACAGGAGATCACACCGCTTTTTGGATTCCGGGAGATTACGATACCCAGGAATACGATTACACCGAGTCAAAATTGAGCGAGATTAGGGGCCTCATGGCCAATTCGATTACAGACAACCTTTCCCAAACCTCATTTTCGGATACCGGCGTGCAAACCTCGCTTTTACTGCGAACTGATGACGGACTCTATATCAACCTGCACGAAGCTGCTTTGCTTGATTACCCGGCCATGCACCTCGATCTTGATGATGAGAACATGACCTTTGAATCATGGCTTACCCCCGATGTAACCGGAAATAAAGCCTATATGATCGCGCCGGGGAAAACGCCCTGGAGAACAATTATTGTAAGTGATGATGCCCGTGATATCCTGGCTTCAAGAATGACCTACAATCTTAATGATCCTGTGGCTATTGACGATACTTCCTGGATCAGGCCAGTGAAATATGTAGGTGTGTGGTGGGAAATGATCACCGGGAAAAGTTCCTGGCACTACACCAACGATTTTCCTGCTGTAAAGCTTGGGGAGACCGATTTTGAAAATGCCACTCCCAACGATACCCACGGGGCTACTACCAGGAATGTAAAACGGTATATTGATTTTGCCGCGAAGCACGGCTTTGACGGAGTGCTCGTAGAGGGCTGGAACATTGGCTGGGAAGACTGGTTTGGAAATTCAAAAGATTACGTTTTTGATTTCATGACGCCTTATCCCGATTTCGATCTGGAAGAAATACGCGATTATGCCAAAAGTAAAGGTGTTGAAATGATCATGCACCACGAGACTTCTTCTTCTGTAAGAAATTATGAGCGTCACCTCGATTCTGCATACCAGTTCATGAAAGACCACGGCTACAATGCTGTAAAAAGCGGGTATGTAGGCGATATTTTACCAAGAGGGGAGAACCATTACAGCCAGTGGCTGGTAGATCATTATCAATATGCCATTGAAAAAGCAGCCGATTATGAGATCATGGTGAATGCACACGAGGCGGTGAGGCCTACGGGAATTGCCCGAACCTGGCCAAACCTTATTGCAAACGAATCTGCCCGCGGTACCGAGTACCAGGCTTTTGGCGGTTCCAAGCCAAACCACGTAACCGTTTTGCCATTCACCAGGTTGATAGGTGGCCCTATGGATTATACTCCCGGCATATTCGAAATGGACATTAGTAAGGTAAACCCTGAGAATGATTCCTGGGTGAACAGCACTATCGCCAATCAGTTGGCCTTGTACGTTACCATGTACTCCCCACTGCAAATGGCCGCAGATCTTCCCGAAAATTACGAGCGTTTCCCCGATGCATTTCAGTTTATAAAAGATGTGGGGATGGATTGGCAAAAAAGCCTTTATCTTGAGGCAGAGCCGGGAGATTATATCACCATTGCCAGGAAAGAAAAAGGGACCAATGACTGGTTTGTGGGGAATGTGAACGGTGAGACTCCACGCACTTCAAAAATCAAATTTGATTTCCTCGATGCCGGCAAAACCTATATCGCCACGATTTATTCAGATGCTAAAAATGCGCATTACAAAGATAATCCGCAGGCATACGAAATTAAGAAGGTTGTGGTGAACAACAAGTCTAAGTTATCTCAGCGTTCGGCTGCGGGTGGTGGATACGCCATCAGCATCATGGAAGCAGATAAATCTGAAACCAGAGGCCTTAGAAAACTGTAG
- a CDS encoding arsenite methyltransferase — MNRDQELKNSVRERYAKIAEQGKAENAASCCGATTPSNKVYNIMMDDYTGTGGYVEEADLGLGCGLPTQYAGIKKGDTVIDLGSGAGNDCFVARHETGPEGKVIGIDFTPAMIAKARTNADKLGFNNVEFREGDIDNMPVNENSADVIVSNCVLNLVPDKPKVIKEIYRVLKPGGHFSISDIVLVGELPGALREDAEMYAGCVAGAIQKEDYLQHIKDAGFKNVILQKEKTITIPDDILGKYLSAQEIGEFNKGATGIFSITVYAEKPGAVKDKPKLKMADLQSQGACCTPDSGCC, encoded by the coding sequence ATGAACAGAGATCAGGAATTAAAGAATTCGGTGAGAGAGCGGTACGCAAAAATTGCCGAACAGGGAAAAGCAGAGAACGCTGCTTCCTGCTGCGGTGCCACAACACCATCGAACAAGGTCTACAATATTATGATGGACGATTACACCGGAACCGGCGGGTATGTTGAAGAGGCCGACCTGGGCCTTGGCTGCGGACTCCCCACCCAATATGCGGGTATTAAAAAAGGCGATACCGTGATAGACCTTGGGTCGGGTGCCGGAAACGACTGCTTTGTAGCCCGTCACGAGACCGGGCCAGAAGGTAAAGTGATTGGGATTGATTTTACTCCTGCAATGATCGCTAAAGCCCGCACCAATGCCGATAAACTTGGTTTTAACAATGTGGAGTTCAGAGAAGGAGATATTGACAACATGCCTGTGAACGAAAACAGCGCCGATGTGATTGTAAGCAACTGCGTTCTCAACCTGGTGCCCGATAAACCTAAGGTAATTAAAGAGATCTACAGAGTTTTAAAGCCCGGAGGTCACTTCAGCATTTCGGATATTGTACTGGTAGGTGAACTTCCCGGTGCACTTCGCGAAGATGCCGAAATGTATGCCGGCTGTGTGGCCGGGGCCATTCAAAAAGAAGATTACCTGCAGCACATAAAGGATGCAGGTTTCAAAAATGTCATTCTTCAGAAAGAAAAAACCATCACTATCCCAGATGACATTCTTGGGAAATACCTTTCAGCACAAGAAATAGGAGAATTTAATAAAGGAGCAACGGGCATCTTTAGTATTACGGTTTATGCAGAAAAACCGGGTGCTGTAAAAGATAAACCGAAATTAAAAATGGCAGACCTGCAATCGCAGGGAGCATGTTGTACTCCCGATTCTGGTTGTTGCTGA
- the ggt gene encoding gamma-glutamyltransferase, with the protein MKKYFVFFLLIFLQHSCKSPKEPQTLSISAESGLIAEHAMVVSARKEASEIGLEIIKQGGNAFDAMVATEMALAVAYPYAGNLGGGGFMVYRLNNGESGALDFREKAPLRSHRNMYLDSIGKVAPQKSRFGSMAVGVPGTVAGIFAVHEKFGSLPMKHILAPVIKLAQTGFVVTPKQAASLAQHKNAIVKANHQNILFAKAHDAGDSIKNPALAATLKRLAANGREEFYSGETAKKLVQFLQKKGGIISMEDLAAYHVKWRDPVIFQYDDLRVLSMSPPSSGGIVMGQIMKMIEPYPLHEYGHNSVKAIQVLTEAERRAYADRSFFLGDPDFVEIPTENLLSDEYLNERMSSFSFKKATPSEEIGHGNIQLTESMETTHYSIVDAEGNAVSVTTTLNGAYGSKLYVDELGFFLNNEMDDFSAKPGVPNMFGLIGAEANAIAPEKRMLSSMTPTIVEKEGRLWMVLGSPGGSTIITSVMQTILNVSEFGMGMQQAVNAPRFHHQWLPDEVRFEPHAFSETTLGSLRKKGYHIEVGESTIIGKVDAILVLPSGKLEAGADRRGDDAAAGF; encoded by the coding sequence ATGAAGAAGTACTTCGTTTTTTTCCTGTTGATTTTCCTTCAGCATTCCTGCAAAAGTCCGAAAGAACCTCAAACTTTATCCATTTCAGCAGAAAGCGGCTTAATTGCCGAACATGCAATGGTTGTTTCGGCACGCAAAGAAGCTTCAGAAATAGGCCTGGAGATCATTAAACAGGGTGGTAATGCCTTTGATGCCATGGTGGCTACAGAGATGGCTTTGGCGGTGGCATATCCATACGCGGGTAATCTTGGAGGTGGCGGCTTCATGGTGTACCGGCTCAACAATGGCGAATCTGGCGCCCTCGATTTTCGGGAAAAAGCCCCACTGCGCTCTCACCGGAATATGTACCTGGACAGCATTGGGAAGGTAGCTCCTCAAAAAAGCCGTTTTGGGAGCATGGCTGTGGGAGTGCCGGGAACTGTGGCCGGAATTTTTGCCGTACATGAAAAATTTGGCAGCCTGCCCATGAAACACATCCTGGCACCGGTGATCAAACTGGCGCAAACTGGCTTTGTGGTCACTCCTAAACAGGCAGCTTCTCTCGCGCAGCACAAAAATGCCATCGTTAAAGCCAATCATCAAAATATACTTTTCGCCAAAGCTCATGATGCAGGAGACAGCATAAAAAATCCTGCTTTGGCTGCAACCCTTAAAAGACTTGCTGCAAATGGCAGGGAAGAATTCTATTCGGGTGAAACTGCGAAAAAATTAGTGCAATTTCTTCAAAAGAAAGGCGGAATCATCAGCATGGAAGATCTTGCCGCTTACCATGTAAAATGGCGTGATCCTGTAATCTTCCAATATGATGACCTTAGGGTGCTCTCCATGTCTCCTCCCTCAAGTGGCGGCATTGTGATGGGACAAATCATGAAGATGATTGAACCTTATCCGCTGCACGAGTATGGGCATAATTCAGTAAAAGCCATTCAGGTACTCACGGAAGCAGAACGAAGAGCCTATGCCGATAGAAGTTTTTTCCTGGGGGATCCCGATTTTGTTGAAATCCCCACAGAAAACCTTCTGAGTGATGAGTACCTGAATGAACGCATGAGCAGCTTCAGCTTTAAAAAAGCAACTCCTTCCGAAGAAATTGGCCACGGAAATATTCAGCTTACAGAAAGTATGGAAACCACCCACTACTCTATTGTTGATGCCGAAGGGAACGCGGTTTCGGTCACTACTACCTTAAACGGGGCCTACGGGTCGAAACTTTATGTAGATGAACTGGGCTTTTTTCTCAATAATGAAATGGACGATTTTAGCGCAAAACCGGGAGTGCCTAATATGTTTGGGCTCATTGGGGCCGAAGCCAATGCCATAGCCCCCGAAAAGAGAATGCTTAGCTCCATGACGCCTACTATAGTTGAAAAAGAAGGCCGGCTGTGGATGGTTCTTGGTTCTCCGGGAGGTTCTACTATTATCACCTCGGTAATGCAAACCATTCTGAATGTTTCTGAGTTTGGCATGGGTATGCAGCAGGCGGTGAATGCGCCGCGTTTCCACCACCAGTGGCTACCCGATGAAGTGCGTTTTGAACCCCATGCTTTCTCCGAAACCACCCTCGGTTCCCTGCGCAAAAAGGGCTATCATATTGAAGTGGGAGAATCGACCATTATAGGCAAAGTAGACGCCATACTGGTCTTGCCAAGCGGCAAACTCGAAGCCGGAGCCGATCGCCGCGGGGATGATGCAGCAGCAGGTTTTTAA
- a CDS encoding cupin domain-containing protein, whose protein sequence is MKTASLLKDLEYNDQKPAVKVLLDTDSSREIRIAMKKGQVMKEHKTPYPIVVELFEGAINFGVNGELHRIRKGDLLSLEGDIPHDLKAEEDSIVRLTLSKSDTAERVKSVADQS, encoded by the coding sequence ATGAAAACTGCTTCTTTACTTAAAGATCTCGAATACAATGATCAAAAACCTGCGGTAAAGGTACTGCTGGATACCGATAGCAGCAGGGAAATAAGAATAGCTATGAAAAAAGGCCAGGTCATGAAAGAACATAAAACTCCTTATCCCATTGTGGTGGAACTTTTTGAGGGTGCCATAAATTTTGGAGTGAACGGCGAATTGCACCGCATACGTAAAGGAGACCTTCTTTCCCTGGAAGGCGATATACCTCACGATCTCAAGGCCGAGGAAGACAGTATTGTGCGGCTCACGCTGTCAAAATCTGATACTGCCGAAAGGGTGAAAAGTGTGGCCGATCAATCTTAA